GTGGCGTCAGTACGAGCAATTCGTCGGCCAGCAGCAGCGCCTCATCGATATCGTGGGTGACCATGAGAATGGTTTTGTTGAAATCGGTCTGCAGCAGGCCCAGCATCTCCTGCAGGCTGCGGCGGGTAATGGCGTCAAGGGCGGATAGGGGCTCGTCCAGCAATACGATCTCACGGCCGAACATCAGGGTGCGGGCCAACGCACAGCGCTGGCGCATGCCGCCGGATACCATGGACGGCAGGTGGTTCTCGAAACCGGCCAGTCCCAGCCGGTCGAAAAGGCTTAGGATGCGCCGGCCGGATTTCTTTATCGGTTCCCCGGCAATGTCGGCCGGCAACCGGGCGTTGTCGGCCAGCCCCAGCCAGGGGAGCAGCAGGTCGGACTGCTGCATGTAGGCCGCCAGGCGATTGAGGTCGGGCACCGCCTTTTGACGCCATCGGATCCGCCCGGTCTCCATGGGCACCACCCCCATGAGCAGATCGAACAGCGTGCTCTTCCCGCAGCCCGAAGGGCCGATCAAGACGGTGAACCCGTTTTCCGGCACGGTCAGACTGACGTCCGAGACCACCCGAAGGCCGTTGAAATGCTTGGTCACATTTTCGATGATCAACAAACGACACCCCACCGGAGTGCTGAATGAACCGGGGCGGCTGGGAGGAAGAAAGAAGTTATACAGTTGACTTCCCTACGCCGGCATGACCCGGATCAGGTTATAGGGGTCGAGGCTTTCAGCCTCCTCTCAGCCGATTCGACCGGCTCCCCCAGCAAAGAAGGATTATCCATTATCACCGCTTGCAACCGGTGTCAAACGAACAAAGATACTTCAGCAGGGCAATCGCATGTAGATTTTATGATAATGGAAACGCCATATTTCCCCCTCACCCTGTCCCTCTCCCTCCGGGGGAGAGGGAACGTTTTCCGGTTGCTACAAAGCCAACCCGGCTGCTTTCGAGGTTTCAGGAAAGCACTCCCTCGCCCCTTGAGGGGAGAGGGCCGGGGTGAGGGGTGCATAAATCATCCTTTCAGGGTTACTTGCGATTGCCCTGGATACTTCAGTATTGAGACCGGTCGGCCTTGCGGCAAAGGGCCGCCACCTTTTCGACGTAGGCCTGGATGTCGCACTTGCGCTCGAGGCCCGAGGCAGCCATGTAGCGCACCTTGCCGAAAATATCCCGCTGGAACCAGGCGCGGTCGTGCAGCCCGAAAACCCAGCCTACGCCGGCAAAGGAATTGGGGTCGCGGCCGTCGATGAAGTACCGGTTGTTGAGGAAAAGCAGCGTGTCGTAGGCCTCCTGGGGCGATGGGGACCACTCCAGGACTTTTTTGCCCCAGTACATGCGCATGTAATTGTGCATGAATCCGGTGGCGCGCATCTCGGCCATGGCGGCATTCCAGTAGGGATCGTGGGTCCGGCCCGCCTCCAGGGTCTGCCGGTCGTAGGCAATCGGGCGTATGTCCGTGGCATGTTCGGCCAGGCTTTTCCGGGCCCAGGCGGGCAGGCAGGTGTATTGGTCGTAGTCCGGTGTATAATGGACGAAATTGACGGCCAGCTCCCGGCGCACGATCAACTCTTCCAGGTAGGCGTCCCGGTCCTCCTGGGCACCGGTGGATGCATCGCGGATGGCCAGGGCCAGGGCCACCGGCGAGATCTGGCCGAAGTGCAGGTAGAGGCTCATATGGGAGATGTCGTCGGTCTGGGGCTGGTTGCGGTTGCGCGTGTAGCGGGCCAGACGACGGGAGATGAAATCCTGCAGACGCTTGCGGGCTTCTTCGGGGCCTCCTTTGAAGAAAACCGAGGCGGCAGGCACGGAATGGTCGAGATCGAGCCCCTCTATAATGCCGTCGATGTCGGCCAGGTCCAGCCCCGGCCATGAATTTTCATCCGATGGGTGTTCGGGACGGTAGCGGGGGCAGGGGGCCAGAAAGCGTTCCAGGCGGCGGTGAATCTTGGGCCGGATGGTCCGGGCCGCATACTCGGCCTTGGGCGAGGTGACGGCCACCGGCACGACCACATCCCCTTCAACAGCAAGGGCGCCGCAGTGGCAGGACTGCGAAACGGCCCGGCGCCAGGTTCGCTGATGGCGCGTGTAGCCCACATCGCAGACCAGCAGCGCTGCTTTTTTCAGCAGGGGGGTGAGCGCCGCTTGGGGATCGTCGCCTTTGATCACCTGCATGCCGATTCGACGGCGGGCCAGCTGCTCACGGGTTTGTGCAAGACCTTCCAGCATGAAGCGGTAGTGCCGCAGATTGGCTTCCGGATAGCGGTCGGTGAGGATGAAAATGACGCGTACCGGCAGATTCAGGCGGTTGGCATGGAAAATGGCGGTTTCCAGGGCCGGGTTGTCGTAAACCCGCTGGGACTGCTGCATCCAGTACAGCACCCAGCCGCCTTTTTGGATGGGTCGGTCATTGAGCGCGGCAATGCGCTCGGGATCGATGTGCATGACTTCCAGGACTCCTTTGCCGACCCATGGATTCAGAATAGTGGAAACAGCTTTTCCAGGATATAGCCGACTCCCAAAAGAACATGGGTGAGCAGAATAAACGTTACGTTGTCCGCCATGGCTGGAATCAGTCTGCCCCTGTCGCGATATTCCTTTGATCCCCGCATGGCTTTAACGGCCCATGGCAGGCCAAGCAGTGCAATCAGGCAATATACCGGCATGACCACCCTGCCGAGTACAAAGGTTGCCAGCACACAGGCGATAATCCAGCCATACACCGCCATGGTGGCGATGCTGAATAACCTGGCCGCGGCATCCATGCCGAACAGGACCGGGGTGGTTTTCCGGCCGCCCTTCCTGTCGGCCTCGACATCCGGAAATTCGTTGAGCAGGAGCAGGTTGTGCACCAGGATGCCGCTGGGAACCGAGGCAATCAGGACCACCCAGTCATACCTGCCGGCCTGGACAAAATAAAAGCCCAGGATCGGCAGGATGCCCAACCCCAGCCCCGGCGACCATTCGGGCCAGGGCGTTTTCAGAATCACCGGCGTGTAGAGGACCAGGCACAGGGCGGCTGCAACGATAAGCGGCAGCAACAGCCAGCCCTTTATGGCGATAAAAAAGATGCCGATCAGCAGGGCAACCACGAAGGTGACCGTTCCCACCCAGAGGGTCTGGTTCAACGGGAGTTTACCCTCGGGCACGAGCCCGCTGCCACCGCTGAAGGGGGTCCGCTCGACGTTCAGGTCGATGCCGCTTTTGTAATCGAAATAATCGTTGATGGCGTTGACGCTGCCATGGGTCAGCATCAGGCCGAAGCCGGCCAGCAGGGCGTACCCGAAATTGACGGGGCCATAGTACCAGGCGATTGCAGTCCCGAGAAAGGCAAGCACGACCGAAAGCGTAAGGAACTGGGGCCTCGTTTCCATGATCCACAGCAGCAGATTCTTCATAACCGTCTCCTCGATAAAGGAAACTGTGTATCAGATTCGTCTGCGATTGGACAGCCCCATGCAACACCCCAAACGATTCCCGGATTGCATTTCATCCCCAGAGTCTTTTCTTCAATAATAAAATTATAGGTGGATAAAGTTTTATAAAATTAAAATAATATGCTTGACAAGTTTATTAAAATTAAAATAGAACCCTTTCCAAGGGAGGAAAGTATCCATGAATATCGATCATTGTCCGCTTTGTGGCGGCAGCATGAAAGTGCAGAAACTCAAATGCCTCCAATGCGAGATCAGTATCGAGGGTGAATTTTTCACGTCTCCGATTCTTTCGCTTTCGGAAGACGAACAGCTTTTTATCGAACTTTTCGTGCTCAACAGCGGCAGCCTGAAAAAAATGGCAGACATCATGCAAGTCACCTATCCGACCATTCGTTCCCGGCTGAACGCCATTATCCGGAAGATGAAGCAGGTTTCCGGCGATCAGGATACCTATAAGCAAAAAATACTTCAGAAAGTGGAAGAGGGGAAGCTCAGTCCCGAAAGTGCGGCCAATATCATTCGAAATCTGTAAACCATGGGGAATCGCTATGAAAGCGTTCGATCATATTGAAAAAATGCGGGAGCAGGGGATTCTGAGCACGGAGCAGGCCCGGATGCTCAGCGACTCCGTAAAGGAATCCAATCAGCGAAAGACCGGACGACAACCCGCTGAACCGAAAAACACCCAGAAACCTTCAACAAAAGGATTTCTGATTGTGTCCGGCTTTCTCCTTCTCTTCATCTTTGCCGTTTTAGTATTCAGCACCGGGAATAAGCCTCTGTTTTTCCTGTTGCTATTGGTGCTCATCACATTCGGGTGCCTGGCGGTGGTACTGCTTGTCATGTTCAATACCCTGGCCTGGAAAAAAGAAGGGATTGCGCGAACCCTCGCGCTGATGGTCAATGAAATGGATCGAAAGGATTCCCTGGTCCCCCAGATCTGGGAATGCATCGGCAAATTTTCGACACATGAGTCCGGCATCCACGAAAAAGTGACGCTTGAGCGCTCCCAATCGGCCGGGAAATCCGCCGGTGGTGATCGGGAATCGGATCGCTCCTCATCTGCCATTGAAGCCCTGGTAGAAGATTATCCCGAAATCAAATCCGATCGGAATTTTCAGCAGTTGTTCGATCAACTGGTGGAGACCGAAAATCGGATTACCGCCATCACGAAATGGCATAACCACAATGCGGGCAATTACAACGGACTGCTTGAAACCTTCCCGTTTTCCGCTGTCGCCCTGATTTTTTCTTTTGACAAGGCAACCTATTGTTAAAACCAAGGAGTCAACGATGAATACCAAGATTACCCTGTTGCTGGCGGCATCGTTTATCGCAATCGTTGCGATTTTCGGCGTGGCACTCATACTGGTTCACAACGGCATCGTGGATGCGGACAAACGCGTGGAGGAGGCCGAGGCTCAGATCGGCGCCGTTTGTCAGCGGCGTCTGGACCTGATGCCGAATCTGATTGAAACCGTCAAGGCATATGCGGCCCACGAAAAGAGTGTCCTGACGGCGGTAACCGAGGCCCGGGCCCATGCCCAGAACACGTTGGACCGACTTGCCAAAGATGGATATACCCCTGAGACCATGAAGGCCCTTGAGACCTCCCAGGCCCAGGTGACCTCGTCCATCCGAGGCATCTTTGCACTTGTGGAAAACTACCCCGACCTGAAAGCCTCCACCAATTTCTTAGCCTTGCAGGACCAGTTCGAAGGAACGGAAAATCGGATTTCCGTTGCCAGACAGCGGTTTAACAGTGCGGTTCGTTCTTACAATTCAAAAATTGAAAAATTTCCCGGAGTCCTCATCGCTCCCATTTTCGGCTACCAGGAAGCCGAGTATTTCGAAGCTAAAGAAGAGGCCTATGAACCGGTCAAAGCGAAATTTTAGCGCATCGATAAAAATGCGAATCTTTATTGTTGTGGTGTTGGCAGGGCTGCTCGCCTGTTCAGGGGAGCACCCGTTCGACCTTGAAAAGATCATCAAACAACGACCGGATGACGACAGACGGATTTTCGATTATGTGGGACTCATGCAGGACGTCACCGAGTCCACTGATTTGTACCTGAGCACCATCCGTGATCGCTACCATATTGAAATCCTCATCGCCGCCGTGCCGTCACTGCAAGAGAAATACTCGGTGAACCAGGCCGCAGCAAAACTCTTTAGCAATTGGGATATCGGGAGAGACAATCAGGGCCGGGGAATTCTTCTGCTGCTGGTGGACGACACCAAAGAGGTCAAGCTGGAGGTCGGTCTGGAACTGGAAGATGTCTTCACGGATATGTTTACGGGATATATCGAAGACCTGCAATTGCAGCCGCGTTTTGCCGCCGGAGAATTGGAAATCGGCCTGATTGCCGTGATGGAGGAACTGGAAGCCCGCTCCCAGGTCAAATACCGGGGAGGGTATACGCCGGCGGACATCGATCGGCTGGATACCGAATACCTGTCCCAGGGAGCCGGTGCGCGTCGGGATCTGGACGAGGACTTCCAGCAGGTTCAATTTTCGGGAGCCGTCAACAACGATTACCCTGCCGGACAAACGCCCGATGAGGCTTGGAAAACCATGATCCGGCGCTGGCAGGAAAAGGTGCGCGATCCCTATGTCGGCGTGATCACACCCCTGGCCCGGCTCACTTACCGCGACTTTACCAACATGCCGGACTCCCGTTTTGAAAAAGAGTTCCGGACCTACGCCAACAAATCTTATGAAATCCGTCGTGAAGGCGATTACGCGGTGGTCTGGTTCGGCAGGAAAAAAGGATGGGACAATTCCCCCTTTCTTTTGTGCCGGACTTCCGAGGGATGGCAATTCGATCTGGTCCATCAGCGCCGTTTCATCCGCATGGGACCGGCCCCGGAATGGGGGGTGGAGTTTTCCGAACATCCGCATATGGGGCTTTTAATGGATGCTTTTCAGTATAAGGGGCAGGACATCCCGCTGGAAGGAGACGATCTTTACACCATCGGACGGGATGTTGAACTGGCCAACCGGATTCTGAAAAAGGAGGCCTCGTACCAGGCCAATCCGGAGGACTTCGATGCGCTCATTACCCTGGGAAGGCTGTACACCATCGTATCCATGAGCCGCAAGGGCATCGCCCTGCTGAAAAAAGCCCGGGCTGAAAATCCCGACGATCCCCGGCCGTATAAATATCTCGCCATCGCCCACGTCAATGCGCATTACCAGTACGATACGGCCCTGAACATGCTTGAGGAATATCTGAAACGCGCCCCCGGCGATGCATTCGGCTACAACTTCATGGGCTACATTTGCTATCGAAAAAAAGAATACAAAGAGGCGGCAGATGCTTTCGAACGGGCCCTCGCCTTAAAACCGGACAATTGCTATGCACATTTCTATTTGGCCTACACGTATGCATGGCTTTATAGCGAGTCTCTCAAGCTCGATCCGCGTCGAGACACATACAAAAACCGCTTTTACCACCATCGGGACCGGACACGAACCTACCAGGACAGCCACCCCTTGAGGGTGATGAATCTCAACCAGTGGCTGGATGCAAAGAAATAGGAGATACCCCATTTCGTATTCAAAGCGAAACGTATGAAGAAATTTCTCATCGCGACATTTTTCGCATTCCTTGTTTTGCAAAGTGCGCCTGTCAGGATCTGCTGGGCCCTGCCGGATCATCGGCCGTCCGACAAGCGCTGGTGCTTTGACTACACACGGTCACTGCCGTCCGACCTCGTCGATAGCGTGAACGATGAGGGATACAGCATCCAAAAGCATTTCGATGTGGATTTCGTCGTGCTGATCGTTCCCTCCCTGAACGGTAGAGAAATCGTTTCGAGAACGGCCGAGTTGTTCACCCAGTGGGAAATCGGCAAACGCACAAAGGGGAAAAAGGGCATCCTGATCCTGATCGCTGAAAAGGAGCGGCAGATTAAAATTGAGGTCGGGTACGATCTGGAAGGCATATATCCGGATATCTATATCGGGCAGGTGGAAAGAGAATTTCTGAAGGAATTCCTGGAGCAGGCGGACTGGGATCGAGGCCTGCTGGCAACACTGGAAAATTTTCTGGAACGACTGTATCGAAAAGATTTGGTCAATGAAGTGCGCGATGCGGCGTCGCCGGAATATGATCAACCGTATTATTCCCAAGGGGCCGGTGCGAGCATAACCTTTACCTTCGGCGGGGAAGCAAACAAGTCGATACCGGAAACATCACCGGAGCGAAAGCGGTATTTCGGACCGCAGGCCACGCCCCGTGAAGCATTTGAACGCTACATGGAAACCCTGGCCCTGAATAATAAAGACAAAACCCTGGATATTTATTCGGACCAGTCAAAAGTTTTCTACCGGCATTGGCGAACCAGTTCCGGCCAGCGGCGTGCCGAGTACGAAGCCTCCCGGGGAAAGCAATATGTGGTTCGGCAGCAAGGCAAATATGCCGTTGTCATGGCGCCGTTCAACACCTCCATCGATGCATTTATCTGCCAATGCCCCTATTTTTTTGTACGTTCCGACAGCGGCTGGCATATCGATATCAACACCATGTCCCGCACATTGATGATGGGCGGCCCCACCTGGCATCTCATCAGCATGGCCCACCCGTATATGTTTGCCTTCAAGGACTATCTGTTGAAAATGAACCGGTATTATCCCAAGCAGGGTCAACAGGCGTTTCTTGGAATTACCTATCCGCTATTTTATAAGGGAAGCGGTCCCTTTCAAATCAGCCCGGAATGGGACAGCCCTGCAAAAGAGGCCGGCATCCAGGACAAGGATATTTTGATATCGATCGATGGGACGACAATTACCGAGCCATATCAGGATTGGGAAATGATGAAACGGTTCCAAGCCGGGGACCGTATCGATGTCATCGTCAGGAGAAACGGCAGGCAGAAAAAAATCCCGGTAACGCTGGCACCGCTCAAGTCCTATCTGGATGAATTCCCCTATGTGAGGAAACA
This window of the uncultured Desulfosarcina sp. genome carries:
- a CDS encoding LemA family protein translates to MNTKITLLLAASFIAIVAIFGVALILVHNGIVDADKRVEEAEAQIGAVCQRRLDLMPNLIETVKAYAAHEKSVLTAVTEARAHAQNTLDRLAKDGYTPETMKALETSQAQVTSSIRGIFALVENYPDLKASTNFLALQDQFEGTENRISVARQRFNSAVRSYNSKIEKFPGVLIAPIFGYQEAEYFEAKEEAYEPVKAKF
- a CDS encoding DUF2089 family protein — encoded protein: MNIDHCPLCGGSMKVQKLKCLQCEISIEGEFFTSPILSLSEDEQLFIELFVLNSGSLKKMADIMQVTYPTIRSRLNAIIRKMKQVSGDQDTYKQKILQKVEEGKLSPESAANIIRNL
- a CDS encoding TPM domain-containing protein, with amino-acid sequence MRIFIVVVLAGLLACSGEHPFDLEKIIKQRPDDDRRIFDYVGLMQDVTESTDLYLSTIRDRYHIEILIAAVPSLQEKYSVNQAAAKLFSNWDIGRDNQGRGILLLLVDDTKEVKLEVGLELEDVFTDMFTGYIEDLQLQPRFAAGELEIGLIAVMEELEARSQVKYRGGYTPADIDRLDTEYLSQGAGARRDLDEDFQQVQFSGAVNNDYPAGQTPDEAWKTMIRRWQEKVRDPYVGVITPLARLTYRDFTNMPDSRFEKEFRTYANKSYEIRREGDYAVVWFGRKKGWDNSPFLLCRTSEGWQFDLVHQRRFIRMGPAPEWGVEFSEHPHMGLLMDAFQYKGQDIPLEGDDLYTIGRDVELANRILKKEASYQANPEDFDALITLGRLYTIVSMSRKGIALLKKARAENPDDPRPYKYLAIAHVNAHYQYDTALNMLEEYLKRAPGDAFGYNFMGYICYRKKEYKEAADAFERALALKPDNCYAHFYLAYTYAWLYSESLKLDPRRDTYKNRFYHHRDRTRTYQDSHPLRVMNLNQWLDAKK
- a CDS encoding deoxyribodipyrimidine photo-lyase, with product MHIDPERIAALNDRPIQKGGWVLYWMQQSQRVYDNPALETAIFHANRLNLPVRVIFILTDRYPEANLRHYRFMLEGLAQTREQLARRRIGMQVIKGDDPQAALTPLLKKAALLVCDVGYTRHQRTWRRAVSQSCHCGALAVEGDVVVPVAVTSPKAEYAARTIRPKIHRRLERFLAPCPRYRPEHPSDENSWPGLDLADIDGIIEGLDLDHSVPAASVFFKGGPEEARKRLQDFISRRLARYTRNRNQPQTDDISHMSLYLHFGQISPVALALAIRDASTGAQEDRDAYLEELIVRRELAVNFVHYTPDYDQYTCLPAWARKSLAEHATDIRPIAYDRQTLEAGRTHDPYWNAAMAEMRATGFMHNYMRMYWGKKVLEWSPSPQEAYDTLLFLNNRYFIDGRDPNSFAGVGWVFGLHDRAWFQRDIFGKVRYMAASGLERKCDIQAYVEKVAALCRKADRSQY
- a CDS encoding ABC transporter ATP-binding protein, which produces MIIENVTKHFNGLRVVSDVSLTVPENGFTVLIGPSGCGKSTLFDLLMGVVPMETGRIRWRQKAVPDLNRLAAYMQQSDLLLPWLGLADNARLPADIAGEPIKKSGRRILSLFDRLGLAGFENHLPSMVSGGMRQRCALARTLMFGREIVLLDEPLSALDAITRRSLQEMLGLLQTDFNKTILMVTHDIDEALLLADELLVLTPPPMQVAARMALEHPKPRRMEDPALLAIKNRVLAMLQEKRAS
- a CDS encoding prenyltransferase, with the protein product MKNLLLWIMETRPQFLTLSVVLAFLGTAIAWYYGPVNFGYALLAGFGLMLTHGSVNAINDYFDYKSGIDLNVERTPFSGGSGLVPEGKLPLNQTLWVGTVTFVVALLIGIFFIAIKGWLLLPLIVAAALCLVLYTPVILKTPWPEWSPGLGLGILPILGFYFVQAGRYDWVVLIASVPSGILVHNLLLLNEFPDVEADRKGGRKTTPVLFGMDAAARLFSIATMAVYGWIIACVLATFVLGRVVMPVYCLIALLGLPWAVKAMRGSKEYRDRGRLIPAMADNVTFILLTHVLLGVGYILEKLFPLF
- a CDS encoding TPM domain-containing protein encodes the protein MKKFLIATFFAFLVLQSAPVRICWALPDHRPSDKRWCFDYTRSLPSDLVDSVNDEGYSIQKHFDVDFVVLIVPSLNGREIVSRTAELFTQWEIGKRTKGKKGILILIAEKERQIKIEVGYDLEGIYPDIYIGQVEREFLKEFLEQADWDRGLLATLENFLERLYRKDLVNEVRDAASPEYDQPYYSQGAGASITFTFGGEANKSIPETSPERKRYFGPQATPREAFERYMETLALNNKDKTLDIYSDQSKVFYRHWRTSSGQRRAEYEASRGKQYVVRQQGKYAVVMAPFNTSIDAFICQCPYFFVRSDSGWHIDINTMSRTLMMGGPTWHLISMAHPYMFAFKDYLLKMNRYYPKQGQQAFLGITYPLFYKGSGPFQISPEWDSPAKEAGIQDKDILISIDGTTITEPYQDWEMMKRFQAGDRIDVIVRRNGRQKKIPVTLAPLKSYLDEFPYVRKHGDPWTGFYFAYSQPYEREIEDVQLSVIDVVAGSPAQEAGFQPGDLIYAVPGSRDRHVGFYDYKRMLKRMHPGQKTRLKVLRNLKKRLELEIEIGRYAEGRSGI
- a CDS encoding LemA family protein; its protein translation is MKAFDHIEKMREQGILSTEQARMLSDSVKESNQRKTGRQPAEPKNTQKPSTKGFLIVSGFLLLFIFAVLVFSTGNKPLFFLLLLVLITFGCLAVVLLVMFNTLAWKKEGIARTLALMVNEMDRKDSLVPQIWECIGKFSTHESGIHEKVTLERSQSAGKSAGGDRESDRSSSAIEALVEDYPEIKSDRNFQQLFDQLVETENRITAITKWHNHNAGNYNGLLETFPFSAVALIFSFDKATYC